AAGCGTTTCAAGGTTTGATACTGACACTTCTCCATACACCGAGAGCTGGAACGAGCCGGAATCGGTCATGATAACACCGTCAAAATCAAGAACCCGGTGCAGTCCATCTGCGAGCGCCTGCTCCCGGTACTGCATGCTCTGGCTGAAGATGTAGGCGTTGGTGATGATCGCTTCGACTCCCATCCTTTTCATCTCAGCCGGGGTAACAAGCGGGAGGTGTGGGTTGATAACGGGCAGAAGTGCGGGGGTCTTTATGATTTTTTTTCCGACAGCAAGCTTTCCACATCTCCCCGCGATATCGCTGTCAAGGCTCTCGAATTGTATTGTCATGTTCCTTCCCTCCCCATAATTCCCTTGATCTATGTATGATCGGGTTAAACAGTTGCCGTACCCAACGGTCACCTGATTTCCCACCTTTTTTACAAATGACTCATTTCATTCCGGATTTACTGCACATGTTCCAGGTGGAAGACCTGCCCTTCGAACGTCAGGACTTCGACCGAGTTCTTCTTCCAGCATGTGGATGGCAGGCCTGCCTTCCGGCACGTTTGGTCAAGGAACGTTGTGCTGTCCCAGCTCCAGTCTGTAGCCACCTGAGGGAGCAGGAGCCCGCTTGTGCCCATACCCTTCACAATCAACCCGTGTTTTCCAACGATGACTGCGGCCGGACGGTCAGCCGGTGCGCAGGTCAGCGGTTCCGGAACGGTGAGAACTGTAACCTCCAGTTCCATGTCGGAGAGCTCGGGTGCGGACACCTGCAGGAACCGGGGATCCTCGAGTGCTGCTGCAACTGCGGCCTGCTGTATCGCGTCACTGAGAGTCAGGTACGGATAGGGAAAGCCGATGCAACCCCTCAGTTCGCCGTGTTTTGTCAATGTCACAAAGACCCCCCGTTTCTTGGAAAAGACCGGTGTCAGCTCAAATGAAGATTCTTTTCTCCCTGCTACAGCATGCACGAGCGCCCCTCGGGCAATCCGTGTCGCGAGCCTTCCCTCCTCTTCAGTCAGAAGTTCCATCAGTTGATCCCCGCTCTTTAAAAAGACTGTGTCTGTTCAGACAATTAAAGTGCCGGATAATCCACAACAATCCGCTCAAACCAGCGCTGCCCTTATCTTATCAAGCCGCGAATAATATGAACGAGAGGGAGAGCGCAGCCAACGGTGGCGTTCACTCGCTACTGAGGAAAGTCCCCCCACCCGCCGAGCACGCAGCCGTACCCAAGTACGGGTGGCGAGAGTCACGGCAATGGCACAGAAACGATACGGCCTGCCCTGAGCAATGATGCGGCCGAGCCTTAAAATCAGGCGAAGGAGCGCATTCATGCGCAAGTAATCCGCTGAGCGCTGAAGGGCAGGATACGGTGAAACGGCGAACCCCTGCGGGTGCAAGTCAGAACAGGGCAGACGGATTGCTCGGCGTCCGCCCGGGTATGACGCATAGCTGAATGCTGCGATGAACAGAAGGAGGCTTACTCCTCCCACTCACTTCTTATATACAATAGTCTGCCGCATTCTGTTTTTAGTATAAATTTTTAGCACAATATTGATATTTCAACAACGCTTCCCTGAGAATTGTACCATGTGCGGCCGTTACTCGCTCATTGCTATCGATGATCTTGGTACCCGTTTTCGCATTACCGACCCGTCATTTGGCTTCCGCTCGCACTTCAATATTACTCCGGGCAGCATGGTGCCGGTGATTGCCCGGCGCGAACGCACCGAAGCGGTGTTGATGGAATGGGGGCTTATCCCGCACTGGGTTAAGGAACGAAACAAGGCAAAACCGCTTATCAATGCACGGGCAGAAACGCTAAATGAAAAACCGTCTTTTAAAAACCTGCTCTCACAGAACCGGTGCCTCGTCCCGGCGTCCGGTTTTTATGAATGGAAAAAAGACGGGGCAAGAAAAACACCGTTTTACATCCGTCTGCGGGACAGCACGCTCTTTGCATTCGCCGGTCTGTATGATATGTGGGTCACCCCGGCCGGTGAAGGGTTTGCAAGCTATACAATCATTACTACAGAGCCAAACGGTCTGATAGCGCCAGTCCATAACCGGATGCCGGTAATTCTCAATCGTGAGAATGAGTCCCGATGGCTCTCAAACGGACCCTTAAGTGCATCAGACCTTGCAACAATCCTCACACCGTACCCGCCCGGTGAGATGGAGATGTATCCTGTCGCACCTTTCGTAAACAATCCTAAGGCTGATGATGAGCGGTTGATCGAGCGGGTGAGAGGATTGTAAAGGATTTTTTTAGTACCACGAGTATACAGGAAACAATCCCTGCCTCAGTTTTTTTTATTTTCCTGCTTATAACCCCTCCTGACGGGATGTCAGATGGTCCTTCTCTTTTTAAAAGGGATTTGAACCTACAGGAAGCCATGCCATTTCACGTTTGAATCTGTTTTTGATATCCGCAAGCGATGGAGAAGGTTGTATCTGTTCCCCGTTGTCCAGATACATTTCAACAAGGCCTTTTTGTTTCGGCCTCACGTGAGTCTGATGATCTGCATCCTGCTATGGAGATTTCTTTCTGACTCTTGCCGGTTATTGAAAATTGGTTGGGGCGGCAGGATGATTCCTCTGTTTTTTGGATATGCAGACAATCCACTGGAAATCGTAACGGAACCTTAAAAAAAAGGAGCGGAAACTGAAAAAAATAGAGATCAGTAAGATATATTACTTTTCAGAAAGGTCTATTCACTATGTCTGAAATCAGGTTATCCATCAGGAAGCGTGCGTTTCCAAGCCGGGGCCGGGTGCGTCTCAATGTCGCACACCTGCCTGTCCTGGGAATACTTGAAGGGGATCACGTTGATCTCATCAATGAAGACAACAATAAAACCATTACAACCACCGTTATCGCCGATACGATGGTACAGGAAGGGCAGATCCGTGTGAGTGATGAGGATCTTAAGGCGCTTGGTCTCAAAGAAGGCGGAGGAGTACTTGTAAGAAAGACCCAACCCCTTGAAGAAAAGATCAAAAAGGCAGCAGCAGATGCCGGCAAATCGTTCTCAAAGGGTGTGAGTAAACTTGATAACACGGTCAAAAAAACCGCAGGTGAGGTAAAGACCGGGGCGGCAAAAGCTGCCGACACTGTTAAAAAGGAGACCAGAAAAGCGTCCGATAAAGTCGGAAGTGTTGCAGTAAAAGCCGTAAAAGGTGTGAAAAAAACCGTCAATAAGGCAACAGGATCCGATGACCTGTAACAAAGCAGGTTTTTGCACAAAAAAAGGGATGAAAAATTCAGTGATGTGGAGAAAACAATGGCACAGGAAGCAGTAATCACCGACACAGTCCTCATGGGAATCCTCGTCATTCTCGGTATGGTGATTTTATATCTCATTATCCGCGAGATACGGATCATGAAGACATCCAACCGCAAAATTGAACTGGAACTGGAGAAAGACAAACTCAAACTCCTCCAGCAGCATGAAGCATCAAAGGGTTTCTCGTTTACCCGGTTCTCCGCAGACCAGACAGCGGCAATCAGACAGGTGGAAGACGAGAACGCTAACCTTGATACGAATATCTCTGCAAAGGAAAAACTCCTTGAAACCCGGTTAACACGGCTTGAAAATCTTGTAAAAGACAGAAAACTGGATAACCTCCTCAATAATGTAGGGGAACAGGAAAAGAAGGTGAAGTAAACGATGTACCCGGTTATCAACCAGAACCAGTACCAGAAAATTACAGGGGATGCGTTCTGGGATCAGTACTCACACATTTCCGGGATTATCGAATCCCGAATCCCGACGTTCGATAAATCGCTTGACGCATATTTCGACCAGAACTTTGCCGCCATAATCGAGGAATGGGATCTTGTGACCGATAGCGATCTCCTCCGGCTTGAAAACCGGCTTGCACGCGTGAGCAGCGAGATCAGCAGCCTCTCTGCAGGAAGAATAACTGTCGAAGCGCGGGCAAAAAAGCTTAATGACCTGATCTCAACACTGGAGAAATCGCAATGATTGGCGTGAACACGTACCTCAATGCCTATGTGGATCGCCGGATGAAATATATCGTTGATGAATGGGACCTCTCCACACGGGGTGACCTCTCTGATTTCACGAACCGGCTCGATGCAATGGAACAGGAGATTCCCCGGCTGAAAGCCTTTGAGCATGCAGCATCGGACAAACTGACTGAGCTTGAGACCCGTGCCAGAAAACTCAAAATGGTGATCTGATATGGACCTGCTGGAATTTTTCATTCTCATCGCCATCCTTTGTATCGCTATATTTCTGGTGTATTATTATTTCAGGGGTGCAAAAGGTGATATCTCGCTTGCCCGTCCGGTTGAGAGCCGGATTGATGAATATCTTGATCGCAGGTTCCAGAGCATGGTCGAAGAATGGCAGCTGGTCTCCCACCCAAAACTACAGAAGTTCAAGGAACAGCGGTACAAGGAGATTGAACTGGATGAAGCGCGTCTTGCGGAATTAAAGAACTACGAGTCCGGGATGCAGACCACGCTGGCATCGCTGGAGGCACGACTTGACACTGTGGAAAAAGAACTGGCCCGGAAAGGAAATATTAAAAAATAAGGATTCCCCGGATCGCTTCCGTGAGCTGAGAAAAGAGATAACTGTTTTGCGCAAGCAGGGGGAACCGCCTGTTAAGGATCCCCACAGCTTCGCGCAGTACATGTGCGATCTCTGCACTACCCCGCACCCGGTCTCCGGGCTCCGCCAGTGCGTCCTCTGCGGGCGCTGGGCATGCGATAAATGCTGGAAGGATGAGTATTACACCTGCAAGTCCTGTTCCGGGCTCCTGAAAATCCACACGATGAAGGATAGTGACTGACAAATCCTCACCTGTTTTTTCCCTATAGTCCCTGGTGAACCAGCGTTATATCTTTTTTGAAACAATTCCAAATTTTTTCTGCTGTGCTCAATACAGGATCAACGCGGAAACCTGAAAAAATGCCAATATAGATGAGGCCGGGGTTATATGAAACGGGCATAATTCCTGATCCAACAATGTTAGATTTGAATAAACGCGAATGATTTTACACTACGATAAAAAATACTATCGTTTATTGCTCCATATACCAAGAATATTAAATCTTATATCTGTCTGGTGAAACCGTTGACTACCGGCACAATGAAAACAAAAATCCCCGGTGACAGTCCCTTCACGCAGGTTCTCAGGGATGAATTATCGGCTGTGCAAAAGAACCGAGCTGACCTGATGGCCCCGCAAGGTCACCTTGGAATACACCTTTTCACCCTTCTTGTATGTGTTCTTGTAAACGTAATCTTTTTTCTGGTACGAACCGATTATTTCGGGCTTTTTATTGCGGCCAGCTTCTACCTCAACATGTACTATTTTATCACCCTGATAATTCCGACAAACTTCAGGAAGACCACCCTCCCGGCAGCAGACCTCTCACGTTTCCATGCATGGCTTAAAGAGATCGGCATAAAATCAGGTACATCGCAGTTTACCCGGTTATTCATAAACTCTCTTTTCATCAACAGCCGGGCTTTGTCGCTCGGGATCGGGCTGATCTTTTCCATCGATATCGCGTTTACTCTGATTCATTATTTTCAGGGATTACCGCTGCGTACAACGCTCATTGTCATCACCCAGTGTGCCATCATCGTCATCTTCTACCTGCTGGTCTGGAAGATGGAACCTTTCTCTGTTACGTATGTGAAAAAAGTAGAGAGTGTGAGAAGCAGTCTTCACAGGCAGAAACTGCCGCCCCGGCTGGTTACTGCCATGTTCATGTTCGGCTTCCTGATCGCTATATTCCTGTTTCTGACTACCATGATCTTTCTTCCGGGGGTAACCCTGAACGCTTTTTTGAACCAGTCACAGCTCAGTGAACTCGGGCACCTCTTCAGCCTTCTTGCAGTCCTTGCGATCAGCCAGTATTTCATCATCAGGTACATCCACGGCATCACAAGCAGGGCAATGGCAGAAAGGCTCTTTGACTTCAAGGAAAATTCCTTAAAAGAACTTTTTCAGGTAGAGAATGCATCCCGGTCCGGGAGTCTGGAACCTGATGATAATCCCGTCGACACAAGTACACTCCTGCTGGAATCAAAGATCTTCATTGTCAAGCGGAATTCTCTTGGAGGAGCATTCCCGGTCTTTATCGTTGACCTTGACTTCTCGGTAATGATGGATAGTACAACCCTGACCGCTATCAGGGGATATATCGTTGAGGGAAAACACGAACCGGATGGAAAACCCAATGAGTAAGCTTTTTTAATAACACACTGTTGACTGTGTGTAAAAATTAAAAAATCCACATTGAATCCAGTGTTTGGATAATTATGCATAAAAATTCCCGCTAAAAAATTTTAATCCATCAGATTCTTTTTAAATTTGTTTTGCTCTAAAATACGTCGCGGCAAACCGCATCTTCGTAATACCATTCCCAAATCCTGAGCAAAAATAAAGTATCCTGACAGCGTTTCATGTCTTATACGTAAGATTGTTTCCGAAAATGACGTGGATAAGTAGTCATTAGTGTGACCCGGATCGAAGAGAAAAGAATCATGATAAACACACCGTTTTTCGGGTAACAGGTAAGATGGAGAAACAATGGCAACCACCCATACCCCGATAAAAAGAATTTCCGATATTAAACCCGGCGATCATCTCTGTTGTATCTATTCAACCGAGGAAGAGCACCGGGCCGTTATTACGCAATTCCTTCGTGCGGGACTGGAACAGAACGAAAAGGTCTTTTATATTGTGGATGTTCGAACCAGAGATGTGGTAATCAACTATTTAAAAATTGACGGTGTCGATGTCGATTATTACCTGAACAAAGGACAATTCACCATCCTTACGATTGCTGATGCTTACATGAAGGACGGGGTTTTCGATCCCGACAGGATGATCGCGCTTCTCGCATCTGAAACCCGGAAAGCACTTGATCAAGGGTTTAGTGCTCTCAGGGTCACCGGTGAGATGTCGTGGGCACTCCGGAGCTTACCCGGCTCCGAACGGTTGATTGAGTACGAGAACAAACTCAACACATTTATCCCGGGCAGCAGGTGCCTTGCCATCTGCCAGTATGACAGGCGCCGGTTCGATGCCGGGATCCTGCTGGATATTTTCCTGACGCACCCGTTTGCGTTTATCGGTGCAGATCTCTATGATAATTTTTACTATACTCCTCCTGAGGATATCCTGAAACCTGACCGGCAGAAGACGACCCTGAACCGCTGGATCAAAAATATCAAGGATCATAATGCAACAGAGGAGGCGTTGCGTGACAGTGAGGAGAAATTCCGAACCCTCTTTGAAAATATGCTGGAGGGGTTTGCCTACTGTCGTATGCTCTATGATAAAGAAGGCCGCCCGGCAGATTTTGTCTATCTCAACGTTAATCCTGCTTTTGGACGGATTTCCGGGACAAAAATGGTCACAGGCAAACCTGTCACCGAAGTATTCCCCGGGATCAAAGAAGCATACCCGTCCCTGTTTGAGATCTATGGCAGGGTTGCATTGACAGGTAAACCCGAAACATTTGATCTTGATTTCAAACCTTCTGGCAAATGGTTGCATATCTCAGTATATTCCCCGGCAAAAGAGTATTTTGTTGCAGTTTTTGAAGATATTACCAAACGAAAACAGGCAGAAATGGAGCTGGAATCTGCACAGCAGAAACTGAAAGAGGCGCATCGCCTTGCACACATCGGGATATGGGACTGGCTTATAGAAAATGATACAGTGACCTGGTCCGAAGAATTGTATAATATTGCCGGAAGGGACCTCTCATTACCTGCGCCAACTTATGCAGAGCACCCGCATGTCTACACTCCCACCAGCTGGGATCGTCTCAGCAGTGCGGTCACGAGAGCACTCACTTCCGGTGAACCGTACAACCTTGAACTGGAACTCATTCGCCCGGATGGCAGCAAACGATGGGTGAATGCCTTCGGTGGCGTGACACGCAATCCTGATGGAAAAATCATCGGGCTTCATGGCACTGTTCAGGACATTACCGAACGAAAATACGTAGAGGAATCACTCAAAGAGAGTGAATTAAAGTTCCGTATGATCGTGGACTGGACTTATGACTGGGAGTACTGGGTCGACCCGGACCGGAAATTTGTCTACATATCACCATCGGTTGAGCGTATCACCGGTTATCGCGCAGAAGAGTTCATGGCAGACCCGGATCTCATCGACCGGATTGTGCATCCGGATGACCGCAAGTCATGGGATGCACATGTCCGGATCTATTTTGCGACTATCAATTCTGGTCCGGCTGAGATCGAGTTCCGGATAATCCACAAGGACGGTTCGGAGCGCTGGATCAGCCATCGCTGCCGTTCTATCTGTTTTGATGACGGCAACTGCATTGGCAGGAGAGTATCCAACCGTGATTTCACTGATTATAAGTTGATGGAGGCAGAGATCCGCTCCCTCAATGCAGCCCTCGAACAAAGGGTTGAACAACGTACTGCCCAGTTGAATGCATCCCTTGAAGACAAGATCGTGCTGCTCCGGGAAGTCCACCACCGGGTCAAGAACAACCTTCAGATCATCATCTCGCTCTTAAATCTCCAGTCACGGTATATTGAGGACGAGAAGACACTGCAAGTAATAAAGGAAAGCCAGAACCGTGTCCGGGCGATGGCCCTTGTCCATGAAAAACTGTACCAGTCCACGGATATTGCAGAGATTGACCTTGACAATTATATCCGGTTTCTGGGAGACAGCCTGTTCAGGTTCTATGGTATGACCGGAACCGGGATCAATTTCATCACCCGGATTCAGGACATCAATGTCGGCATCAACACCGCGATCCCTCTCGGCCTAATTGTCAATGAACTGGTGTCAAACTCCTTAAAACACGCTTTTCCCGACAAGAGGAGAGGGGAGATCTCTATAACTATCCGGCGGGAGAATGACCTGCTTCACCTTGTGTACAAGGACAATGGAGTTGGCATCCCACCGGATTTTGATTGGCGCACTGCCAAATCCCTGGGCTTGCGGCTTATTATCTCGCTTGTTGAACAGCTGCAGGGCACAATTGAACTTGACCGGACTGAAGGGACAAAATTTACAATTATCGTGAAGGAGAAGGAGTAGTCGGTAACCGATGGTTGTTGTATCTGATGAGAAGGATCCCGCACAAACCAATCCGGTGAGAGGTATAGTTCCAAGGAGACCTCTCTTTACCTCACTGACCATGATCTTTGGCAGCGGTGCTGCCCTTATTGGTATGCTTGGGATTTTCGGTTTGATTTCAGGAATCTCCCTGTTATCCAGTTTTTTCCCGGGTTACAAATCTATTGCCTTCTCCGCCTGTATTATCTGGATCATCTTTGGATTTGTGCTGGCAATCCACGCGGAGATACATTTGCGGGGCAGCGTGCGGACATGTGTGGCGGCCATTATTGCCCTTATAGCAATCCTTTCAGCACTTGAATTCCCCCTCAATATTTTAGGAAAACATTTCATAGTCGAGATATGGGCTGTCCGGATCGCAGATGCAATTTCTGCCCAGTCAACGTCATATATCTCCCCGGTTGCTGTAGCACTTCTAATTCCCGCCGCAATTGCGTTGTTCTTTTTGCTGTACGCATATGGTCCGTCAAAAGAGGAGAAACGGGCCCGTGATATTGTAGGAATCCTGGGGCTAACCATCTCTCTTGTGAGCTTTATTTATGTCCTGAGTTATCTTTACCATGTCCCGTTCCTGTATGATACCCCCCTCATCCCAATTTCTTTCCCATCTACAATCGCCACGCTGTGCATCGGGGCAGGGCTCGTTACCGGTGCCGGTCCACGGGCAATCCCTCTTAAGCATTTCACCGGACCGACAACACGCGCCCGGCTCCTCCGCTTCTTTCTCCCGCTTACTCTGGTCATTGTTCTTGTCCAGACATTCCTGATGGTTACAGTTACCTCATATTTCGATATCAATAACGCAATCCTGCTCTCCGCGAGTGTGGTTGTTTTCTCTATTGTTACAATGTTTGTGGTCGCGAGAGTATCAGGAGGTGTAAGTTATGCAATTGACCGTGCGGAGCGGGAATTGCAAGACTCAAATGTATTTCTCAGCAGCCTTATCGACCAGAGCCCGACACCCACATGGATCTCCGATGAAAAGGGAACTCTTATCCGTATTAACAAGGCATGTTGCGAGTTACTGAATATCACCGAGGATGATGTGGTCGGGAAATATAACATACTCAGCGACAATATCGTAAAGGAACAAGGTTTCTTGCCGCTTGTACTGGAGATCTTTGACAAAGGACAGATCGCCCGGTTCCGGATCTCATATGATACCCGGATGCTCAAAACGCTTCAACTGGACAATCGGGCATCAGTAATCCTCGATGTAACGATATTTCCTATAAAAGATACACGGGGGAAGATCACTAATGCAGTTATCCAACATCTGAACGTCACCGATCGCGTGCGAGCTGAAAAAGCGCTGCGGGAGAGCGAAGATCTGTTCCGCCTCAGTTTTGAACTTGCAAGCATCGGAAAGTCATTGACCTCACCTGACGGGATGTTAAAAAAAGTCAATCGAGCATTTTGCGACATGCTGGGTTATTCGGAGAGTGAACTGCAGGCCAAGGGATTTGCCGAAATTACCTACCCGGATGACCTTGATGAGAGTATCGAGTGTGTCCGCAGCCTCCTTGCCGACGAGCGCCAGACCTACCGGATGGATAAGCGATACATACGGAAAGATGGCACCCTTATCTGGACTGATGTCAGCACGATGCTGCTGAAGGATAGTTTGGGTAAACCACTTAATTTTGTGACGGATATTGTAAATATCACCGAACGCAAACGGGCAGAAGAAGCACTCCGCGAGACCAACGCATACCTCCGGAACCTGCTGGATTATGCCAATGCCCCTATCATTGTATGGGATCCGCAGTTCCGGATAACCCGGTTCAACCATGCTTTCGAACGTCTGACCGGCAGGACCGAATCGGAAGTTATCGGCCAGCACCTCCAAATTCTCTTCCCTGATGTCAGCAGAAACACCTCACTTGACCAGATAAAAAAGACCCTTGCAGGCGAGCGGTGGGAAGTCGTTGAAATACCGATCCTCCATGTTTCCAGTGAGACCCGGACCGTGCTCTGGAACTCGGCAAACATTATCGATCTTGATGGAAAAATTATTTCGACCATCGCTCAGGGAACCGATATCACCGAGCGCAAGCGGGCAGAAGATGCCCTGCGGGAGAGTGAGACCTCCTACCGGGTGCTTGCCGGGAATTTACCGGGTATCGTGTACCGCATCCTCCTGCGGGAAGATAACCGGATGATATTTTTCAATGATCAGCTCCTAGAATTATCAGGATATTTTCCTGAGGAGCTGACAAAGGGGAATATCTGTTCCATCGAACCCTACATTCATCCGGATGATCTCCCCCGGGTTCTTGCAGCGATCAATAAGGCTTTGGATGAAACTGCTGTTTTTATTGTCGAATACCGGTTCCGGCACCGTGACGGGGGTTGGCGGTACTTCGTCGAACGGGGACGGGTAGTTACCGATCAGGATGCGGTCCCGCTGTATATTGATGGGGTGATCCATGATATCAGCGAGAGCAAAGAAGCCCAAGCCCAGCGCGAACTTCTCATCAAAGAGCTCGAGCAGAAGAACGCCGAACTGGAACGCTTCACCTATACCGTTTCGCATGACCTCAAAAGCCCGCTTATCACAATCAAAGGGTTTGCAGGGCTTATTGAGAATGATGCCCTGAAAGGTGACCCGCTCCAGTTAAAAAAAGATATCCATCGTATCAACGCTGCTGCTGACACCATGCAGGAACTCCTTTCCGACATCCTCGAACTTGCACGGGTTGGAAGAGTCATAGCACCACCGGAAAAAATCCCGTTTGGCACCATCGTTCATGAAGCGGTGGACCTCCTTGCCGGGCCGCTTGCCGAACGGGGTGTTTCAGTTGAAATCGCCCCCGATCTTCCTGTTGTGAATGTCGACCATGCCCGCATAAGAGAGGTCATGGTCAACCTCATTGAAAACGCTGTCAAGTTCTCCGGTGACCGGCCTGACCCGGTCATCAGGATTGGTGTTGACACAACAGGGGATACTCCAGTCTTTTTTGTCAGGGACAACGGTATCGGGATCGATCCCCGGTTTCTTGAACGGATCTTCAATTTGTTTGAGAGGCTTGATCCCTCTATGAAGGGTACGGGGATCGGCCTGACCATCGTACGCCGGATCATCGAAGTGAATGGGGGAAAGATCTGGGCGGAATCGGAAGGATTGGGTAAGGGAACCACCATCCGGTTCACGCTACCGGTGGTCGTATAAGGAATTACAGTAATACATAAACATTAAGACAGAAGAGAATTATCAGTGATATTCATATGGTGACACTGAAAGGAGAGCCTCTCGTCATCCTGCTTGTTGAAGACAATGAAGCCCACGCCGAACTGGTCATGCGGAGCATGCGGGATCAGCGGGTGGCAAACATCATATATCATGTCCTTGATGGGCAGCAGGCGCTCGACTTCCTCCTCCACAAAGGAGATTATGCAAACACCGAAAAGAAGAGCCCTCGCCCGAACCTTGTCCTCCTTGACCTCCGCCTTCCCAAGGTTGACGGGCTTGAAGTCTTAAAAACAATCAAGGAATCACCTGATTTAAAACGGATCCCGGTCGTTGTTCTCACAAGCTCGGATGCCGAAACTGATATCGCCCGCTCGTATGATTACCATGCAAACAGTTACGTTGTCAAACCGCTCGAATTCAAGACGTTCACCAAACTTATGGAAGATCTCGGGTTTTACTGGCTGGGCTGGAACGCCCCGCCAATCAGCTAAAAATGTATGGCAGGCACTATAAAAAAAAGGATCGGGACAGCCCTGATATATCCAATAAAAAATCCCCTTACCGTGTGCTGCTAATCGAGGATGAGGATGCACATGCAGAACTCATCTGCCACAGTTTTTCACAATACCCGGAAAAATTCCATCTTTTTCATGCAGCTACCCTGCAGGATGCAAAGCGGCAGGTTGCGCAGGAACCCTTTGACCTGATCATCGCCGACTGGCTCCTCCCCAACGGGAAAGGGATCGATATCCAGCCTGCTGACAAAGATGCGATCACTATCCCGGTCATCATCATGACCAGCCATGGCAACGAGGAACTTGCCGCACAGATGTTCAAAGCAGGCGCAGTGGATTACATCGTAAAATCCGAACCTGCATTCAAGGACCTTCCCCGTATTACCGAGCGGGCGATTAGGGAATGGGAGAACATCAAAGAACGAAAAACTGCAGAAAAAAACCTCAGGGAGAGCGAGGAGCACTACCGGGGAGTGTTTGAAAATACCGGTACTGCAACCGTCATTATTGAAGAGGACACTACAATCAGTCTCGCCAACGATGAATTCTGTCGGCTTTGTGGCTGGAGAAAGGAAGAGATCGAAGGAAAAAGAAAGTGGACCGAATTTGTGGTGCCCGAAGATCTCGATCGGATGCTCACCCAGCACCGGCTCCGTCGCGAACTTGGGCAAAAGGCCCTAAAACACTATGAATTCCGTTTTGTTACAAAGTCCCGCAAGATCCGGGATATTTATCTCACTGTTGGTTTGATCCGCGGCACAAAACGAAGCGTCGCGTCTCTGATGGACATCACCGAACGGAAACAGGCGATTGACGAAATATTTCACATGGCACAAGAGTGGAAGCGTACCTTCGATGCCACGAACGACGCCATATGGATTCTCGACAGAGACCAGACGGTGATGCGCTCCAACAAAACG
Above is a genomic segment from Methanoregula sp. containing:
- a CDS encoding response regulator: MVTLKGEPLVILLVEDNEAHAELVMRSMRDQRVANIIYHVLDGQQALDFLLHKGDYANTEKKSPRPNLVLLDLRLPKVDGLEVLKTIKESPDLKRIPVVVLTSSDAETDIARSYDYHANSYVVKPLEFKTFTKLMEDLGFYWLGWNAPPIS